The region TAATACCTAAGCTTGGGGAGGAGATTCCAGTCTCTTTAAGGAAAGCATTCTGcctggatggagctagaaaacagtattgtgagtgaggtaacccaggtacagaaagacaattatcatatgtactcactcatacgtggtttttaaacataaagcaaagaaaaccagcccacaacccacaatcccagaggacctagaaAATAATAAgacccctaagagagacatacagaaatctacatgggaattagaaaaagacaagatctcctgagtaaactgggagcatgcggaccatgggagagggttgaaggggagaggagaggcagggaggagagcagagagaaatgtagagctcattaaaaataaaaaaaaaagaaaaagaaaagaaaagaaagcattctgGGCAGATGGAGGGTGATAAACACTAAGGAGTTTTAAGTGGGCTGTGGTGTGCTGCTCCTCACTGGCTCCAGGGGGGCAacataatcacacagaggctttCCTTTTTTGGTGAGAACTCTGCATGTCATCTTAGACAGGTTGTCGCACTGTCCCAACCCGGGGCTCCCTCCTGTGTAGGATGAAGGGTGCTGGGTGACTGGAAGTCCCTGCAGTTCCCTCCTTTAAATCAGGCATCtcccagcagaaaaaaaaaagcgcaATTCTTGGAAGAGTGGTGTGAAAGAATAGGACTGGAATCCTGTTCTCCACCTTTTCCTAAGAGACTCGGGACATCTGCTGGTCTCACATGGGAAATTAAGGTAATCTTGTGTGAAGGCGCCTCCAAAGCAAGCGAGAATGCGTTTGCCAGGATGGAGATGCTGGGTTGAGGGCCTGCTGCCTTCCGAGTGCCTTGAAAAACTGGGGACGGTAGGGAAGTCGCAAATAAATCCTGCCTCCTGAAATCTCTTGAACCGTTTTCCCAGAAAGGGGGGGTTATGATGAGATTTGTATCAAGAGAGCAGCTTCCTCCCGTGCGTTTGCCCATCCAAGGTTTGAAAACGCCTGGCCAAACTGTGTGGGCCAGTTTGCACCAACTTTTCCTCTTGTATCAGTGGGAGGCCCTGGGCTACATCAATTAAAATGAGACCAACCTGAAATCTCACATCAGGAAGCACAGTTAAAGACTCTGTATGGACACTGTACTTTACCTTGAGGTCTTCAACAACTGTGAAAGTAATAAAACCTGACCTAAATCATTGGATAAAACTCCCCAGCAGAGCCACTTGTGCCCACAGCATTCCCAGTATCAGGCACAATGCTGCGTGATTACAGCATAAGGGAAATGTCTGTGAttgaaaacaattcaaaataagGTCTGTTCCTCTGGGgtatttttgtgtatataattACTAGTAATTtccctcctgttttttttttcaagacagggtttctctgtagctttggagcctgtcctggaactcactctgtacaccaggctggcctgaagctcacagagatccccctgccagCTTCCCTCCTGGTTTAAACAATAATCTTCCCACCTATTTCAAGGGAGAcacttcactttcttctttttttaacattcatTCATGGTGTATTTATTTAGCATGTGGGCATGAatgaatgctgtgtgtgtgtgtgtgtgtgtgtgtgtcctctttcCTAAGTACTTGTAGTTCAAATAATGGCTTAAGATGTTGATTCTCAGTCACTTTGAGGTTTGGATCTTCAAAGTTCTGATTACTTCGGTTTGGAAAAAATTTTCAGGTTACATACatctaattttaataaataaaaacttgttaTTCCTACCCAAATACTTCGTACCTTCTATTTGAATAATTTGAAGATGACAATTAACTGTTGTTGAGAGTTTCCCATCCTATGCACTTCAGCGCAAAACAGTTTTAGAGAACACATCCAGGATTACAGGCCGGTAGTATAATTATCAAGTCTCTGGACTTCGCCTGAAAATCACCTGGTACTGATAACTTTAAGACGGTTAGCTTCTAAATAATTAACGATATATTTCTGCTCTATGCGATAtggaaatttaaaatgcattttaagaagaatattttatatgaGATTATTTTAGAATACTTTTCCCCAACctttctttgaggaaaaaaaaagtgtctccCTAggcccctggctggcctgaaactcactatgtggaacaggctggtttcaaacttgtGCTACAATTGCCTCTGTTTACcgtatgctgggattacagtacTGTGCTATTGCCTGGCACATCCTCAGTTAAAATCTAGTTTGAACTTCGGTGGGTTGGGGTGGAGATCGATCGAGATGTGccatgttgggggagggggaagctaGGGCCTACAGAGCAGGGTTGGGAGGCCAGACACTCTCCtcctccaggtgcaggtggggccaAGGCTCCAGTCCGGTGCCACGGGCTATGGTTGGGGATAAGGGGATAGGGGGGAGGCTGCTGCCAGGTCTCTGGACCTTcagtgggtgggggtggtgctCGGGATGTGCCACGGGAGTAACCCAGACACTCACCTCCAGGTACAGGCAGGGTGGTCGGGAGAAGGTgcggggagcaggaggaagggaaggagagggaacgaGGATTGGtacgtaaaataaaaaagattgtttaaaaataacaacaacaacaacaaaactcatttgaggccagtgagatgactcagcaaataAAGGCACTTGAtgccaaatctgatgacctgagtcccacagggtggaaagagagaaccatctcctgcaagttgtcctttaacCTCCATAAATGTGCCGAGCCAAACAGGAGCaggagcgcgcgcgcgcgcgcgcgcgcgcgcgcgcgcacacacacacacacacacacacacacacacacacgcatgcacgcacgcacgcacacagtagtagtagtagtaaacATTTAAAACCTAGACTGAAGCGCCGCGGCCCGTTTTCGGGAGGAGGCGGAGGGCGCAAAGCGAGCCGGTGGATCCTAAGTAGAAAGCCCAGTGGatcaaaagagagggaggggaggggctgaaCTGTGAAGAGTGTGGCCCCAGAACCATGTCTACTCGGGAGTCCTTTAACCCGGAAAGTTATGAACTGGACAAGAGCTTCCGCCTAACCAGGTTTACTGAACTGAAAGGCACAGGCTGCAAAGTGCCCCAAGATGTCTTGCAAAAATTGCTGGAATCTTTACAAGAGAACCACTTCCAAGAAGATGAGCAGTTTCTGGGAGCTGTTATGCCATGGCTTGGCATTGGGATGGATACTTGCGTCATTCCTTTGAGGCATGGTGGGCTTTCCTTGGTTCAAACCACAGATTACATTTATCCTATTGTCGATGACCCCTACATGATGGGCAGGATAGCATGTGCTAATGTTCTCAGTGACCTCTATGCAATTTATGCTGATGCTCCTTGGAGTCAGCAATAAGATGACTGACAGGGGTTTTAAAGATGCGGCAGAGGAAGCGGGAACCTCTGTAACGGGTGGTCAAACAGTGTTAAACCCCTGGATTGTTCTGGGAGGAGTCGCCACAACTGTCTGCCAGCCCAATGAATTTATCATGCCCGATAATGCAGTACCAGGGGATGTGCTGGTATTGACAAAACCGCTGGGGACACAAGTTGCGGTTGCTGTGCACCAGTGGCTGGATATTCctgaaaaatggaataaaattaagCTAGTGGTCACCCAAGAAGATGTAGAATTGGCATACCAAGAAGCGATGATGAACATGGCACGGCTCAACAGGACAGCTGCAGGCCTTATGCACACGTTCAATGCTCATGCAGCCACTGACATCACAGGCTTCGGGATTCTGGGCCACGCACAGAACCTGGCCAAGCAGCAGAGGAACGAGGTGTCGTTTGTGATTCACAACCTTCCAGTGCTGGCCAAGATGGCAGCTGTGAGCAAAGCCTGTGGGAACATGTTCGGCCTCATGCATGGGACCTGCCCGGAGACGTCAGGAGGCCTGCTCATCTGTTTACCACGTGAACAAGCAGCTCGGTTCTGTGCAGAAATAAAGTCCCCCAAATATGGCGAAGGCCACCAAGCATGGATTATTGGGATTGTAGAGAAGGGCAACCGCACAGCCAGAATCATCCACAAACCTCGGATTATCGAAGTCGCACCTCAAGTAGCCACGCAAAACGTGAATCCCACACCTGGTGCCACCTCCTAATCTAGACAGAGATAGctattggattttgtttttaaatagatcTATTTCCTTTATCATCACTTTGATTAAAGACTcgataagaacaacaaaaatctcaTTGTGTCTACCTACACATCTGGTGACCCTAGGTCGGTTTGTGAGTGGAtgcaattaataaaaagaaatccatggCCTTCTTTTCCTATTACATTAACTGAAGATGCACCCAACCTCGAGGCAGCTTCTGAGTTGAGAATGATATTGTTATCCAATACTGTTGATTCATTTTGAATCTTTAGATGCGTATCTCTTGCCGCATAGGCGCTTTCTAAAGGTGCTTCCCACCCCAGACATTACTGAGAGCAGTGTCACCTGGCAGTCTGTGTCTTCTCGTGTCTATAAATGTCTCAGTCGACATTCTAGAAAGGCAGAATTGGTAAGTGACGTGGTGGCCTCCCAGTCGTCAGAGGGCTGCATGAGTCCTCTGAGTCTTTGGTTTGTAAAGAGCAGAGTCTAACAGCTCGGGCATTTCTTCTACCCAGGACATTCTCCAGTCGGTCGCTCAGACTCAGCTCAGTGAGGTTTACTCTGCATGGAAAGCactcagaattaaaaaaagaattttttttaaaagctttcctgATACTTGCAGTAATACCATTAATGGTTCTTTACCAATAGGAAAAAGGATACTTTTTGCAATGTAATTAGATGTTCTATAGTGTGACAAGGAATTGCCTTCCAATAGGGGGTTCATGTATAATACTCATTTATAATTCAATATCTAATTTACTTtgcagataatttttaaatataatcaataataatGACTGTTCTGTGGATGGTagcatttaatacattttatattttgtatagtGATTTCAGGCCTCTTGTTTAAAATCAACAGCTCTTTAGCCTAATTCTTAGCATCATTTTGTCTCTGCGCCCATACTTTTTTGTGCACGCATTTTGTGATCTGTGTTTAAAACCTGCATTGCCAACATTGCAGCTCAAATTTAAAAGTTgttattcaaataaatatttaatttttttaattgctcttgtaaaaaaacaaacaaacaaaaaaaaacctagactGAAGACTGAAGAGAACAGTAATTTGCTGAAAtctgtatgatttttaaaaatagtgtacGTGTCTCTGGAAGCCCTCATACATTATGTGAAAGAGTTTTCACGGCTTTACGGCTTTACTTTTCCACTTACCCAGTTACCAAGAGAAgaaataacttttttgtttgtgtatgtcaGGCTGAATATGAAAGCCAATTATGGGAATtcgattttttaaaatttctttttatgtgtaaggatgttttacctgcatgtatgtctttgcaccAGGTATGTCCTTGGTgctttcagaggtcagaagagggtgtgcgATTCCCTGAAACTATAGTTATGGATAATTGTGGGTTGCCACATGGGTCCTGGTATTTggccctgggtcctctggaagagcagccagtacttttaacctctgagccatctcttcaaccaaGTATGGGGATTTTTTGTTGGATAATGTTTGACTTTTGAGCCTACAGGTATCAAGGCGTGAAAGGTTCCTGAAACTTTTATTCGTACAGAAATCCCATAGTTCAGAGtggaaacaacaaaaagttagaaTTATTTGATTTCAAAATCACCTGGAAAAGGACAACATTTGGCATATATGAGGATGCATTCCTGAATGTTCCTTCCTCTAAGCTGCCTATGGGGCAGTGATGCTGTCCTTGCTGTAAAAGAGTCACATTAGACAGGACAACTGCCTTTGGTGGTGTTTGAAATCCTCAGTTGTGGATgggaaaaaggaatgaaaagtaTCGGGTGAGTCACGAAAACTGGTTTGGTAGGGTGAAATGGCTCTGCAGATGATGGTCCCAGatagtgaaaggagagagctgattTTCCCAaccagtcctctgacctccactgagtgtgtttgcatgtgtgtgtgtgtgtgtgtgtgtgtgtgtgtgtgtgtgagagagagagagagagagagagagagcatgcatgtgtgtgtacacacgtgtatgtgtgagagaaaaataaataaactgcaaTACAAATTTACAACACTAAACAGTATGTTTTTCCTGAGCAAATAGCCCCCTTATACCATGCTTTCTCTGggtgcctctctcttccctttctttctttttgctctctctcattgagatggagtctcactcTGCTCACTATGTTGCCTCAGCAGGTCTTTGACTTCTAGAATTGAGCCTCCTAAATTCTGGTCATACAGGCATGTACCACGATGCCGCAATAGTGATTTGTGATAGTCTCTACCTCCGGTGAGTGGCAAGTCTGGTGTAGATTCAACACTTTATCTGAAGGAACTACAATAACTTCACAGTCCAATCACGCTCATAAAATAACTGGCAATTATTCAAATATAAACCTcttactttaaaaagttaaatgttttcaaaattggGATTCTGGTCCCCTTCCTCCATGCTGCATTTTGGTTTTGGCAACTTTCTGCCTGGGGAGATTGGCATAAAGACGGCATAAATGAAGCAGCATTCTGATGGCTTCCGAGTTTCCGCGCTGAGAAGAGAACCTATGGCCTCATGAATACTCGACCACTTTTTATTCCTCTAGCCATGAGTGCTGCCTTGCAAGAATTATTCTAAAACCTCATCCTTTGCTTGGAGCAGCATTAAACCGACAGGTTTCCTTCCAGTGTTTCACCTCTAGAAACTAGGATTCTGTCTGGCttgtttaatgtaaaatatatatgatgAAATTTCTGCCTTTTAAGCTGGGAAATTTATAGCAACAGACTCTCCTGCCTGTGAGTAGGGAAGGGTGCAATATCATTTTAtcattctttacatttattttactttaaaaatgcatGGTCTGCCTATGTATCActaactgacctggaacttactttatagactaagctggcctcgaaatcagagaaCTGCCTGATTCTACTTTCCAGGAgactggaattgaaggcatgagccaccactcccagcctatggtctttttttttttttttttttttttttttttacattttaaacgTTTATTTATGTAGATGTGATGTGCCCTGAGTTCTGGTATGCATCAGCCACAGCACATGTGCGAAGTACAGAGGACAAATCTGGTgagtcagttctttctctccACTGCGAGTTCCAGGGATCGAATTCACTTAGTCAGGCTCGCATCTCAAGCACTTTCACCTCCTGAGAtgtctctctgccccctccctttccagttttGATGAGCTAACTCTCATTTCTCTAAAACAGCAGAGTTATAGGGCCAGAATGCCTACCATAGCTATACCCtccacaaatgagaaaacattgatttttaaaaaattagggcATTGGTCAAGTGACTGGCTGCTATTCCCCCTCCCCCGCAACACCTCCTTTAGAAATGACTGCTTCCTTTccagaaacaccccccccccccgaatcaTCTGGCACGTGCATGCACTCTTTCTCCTGGGCAAAATAGTAATGGAGAGGGTGAGGTGTGCAGAGAGACTGTGTGTTACTCTGTATACTGGCTTTGGGCTCTTGGAAAATTTCGTGATGAACAAATCCTGTTGAGAGTAACCTAGGGATACTATCTTATAAAAGGAGTCCTCTGCAATATTCTCTTAAAATTTTATACCTGTAGTAATTTCCACCCATGCCCTTAACCCAGGATGATTCTCAAAGCTAATATGCTGCTAAACCaaacttttattgaaaataaactcATAACTTTACATAGAGGCATTAACTTTGCACACAATTTCATTTAACAGGTATTTGATAAGTAACTTTTAACAATGTCTATGAACAGCATGAATCTTACTGGAAAACACTTTGGGAAAACTGATGTAGACTTCAGTTTTCAGGACCTTAGAACTGGCCATTGCGGTTGGGGACATATCCCATACCTGCATTGGGCATTTGAGCATTAGGAGCATTGGGAGGAGCATTGGGAGGAACATTGGGAGGATTACGAGCATTAGGTGGTGCAGGTGGCCAGGGAAATGGAGGTGGATGGGGTCCCCTAGGAGGCATAGGCATGAATGGTGGAGGAATCAGGGGTGGGAGAGGCAGCATTAGAGGATGGATTGGCTGGGGCGCCACAGGTTGATATTTCCAAATAACCTCCACAATAGGGATGGGACCATAACGATCATCAAAGTATAGACCCACAGGGGGAGTCATGGCAACTGGAAACATGCTCCTGTATAAATGTGCCCGCTGAAGTTGTCTCCACTTGGTCCTTCTGTTCTGGAACCAAATCTACAATTAGAGGGGGAAAATTATTTAGGATATTGAACAAGTAATGtcataataggaaaaaaaacctacaggCCACTAAAATTAGAACTACTGAGCTAAGCCTGGTGTAGAGTTTGAAATAttggtgtatttttcttttccccctttaatGCTGTTTTAACTATTTTCTGGGCCTTGGACAGAGGTGTGTTacttgcgtgcatgtgtgtgcgtgcgtgcgtgcgtgtgtgtgtaaagtaccaaacttaagcttttcttttcctcagaaTCTGCTTTGTTGACCTCTCAACCTGAGCTAGGTCTGCCTAAGGGAGTAGTAGGCTGTGTCATCATGATGCTCTAAGTCAGTGGCCTGCTTTGGTGGGGGTGATTTTCTGTATGTCTCACCAACAGACACACAGCTATTTCCACCACACATGGACTCTATGACAAAAGACGCCTATACTGATTTTCTACTAAATACTTATTTGATTCaagtatgtttttttaattttttatttatttaccgtgtatacagtgttctgcctgaagaGGACACCATAtttcattccagatggttgtgaaccaccatgtggttgctgggaattgaactcaggacctctggaagagcagccagtgctcttaacctctgagccatctctccagcccttcaattatgttttaaacattttcccCATAACCCTGTATAGTCgccttttaatttcatgaaatagAAAATTTATCAACacctaaataaatggaaaaggtaTTTTACATTAACACAGATAAGAAGGTAGCCTGAGAACACTTTCAGAATCCAGAAAATGTaggttaaaataaaaagcaccaaaaaggaaaacaagacctTACATGTTAAGAAA is a window of Arvicola amphibius chromosome X, mArvAmp1.2, whole genome shotgun sequence DNA encoding:
- the LOC119804865 gene encoding LOW QUALITY PROTEIN: selenide, water dikinase 1-like (The sequence of the model RefSeq protein was modified relative to this genomic sequence to represent the inferred CDS: inserted 2 bases in 1 codon); translation: MSTRESFNPESYELDKSFRLTRFTELKGTGCKVPQDVLQKLLESLQENHFQEDEQFLGAVMPWLGIGMDTCVIPLRHGGLSLVQTTDYIYPIVDDPYMMGRIACANVLSDLYAIXMLMLLGVSNKMTDRGFKDAAEEAGTSVTGGQTVLNPWIVLGGVATTVCQPNEFIMPDNAVPGDVLVLTKPLGTQVAVAVHQWLDIPEKWNKIKLVVTQEDVELAYQEAMMNMARLNRTAAGLMHTFNAHAATDITGFGILGHAQNLAKQQRNEVSFVIHNLPVLAKMAAVSKACGNMFGLMHGTCPETSGGLLICLPREQAARFCAEIKSPKYGEGHQAWIIGIVEKGNRTARIIHKPRIIEVAPQVATQNVNPTPGATS